The genomic DNA ATAGAGGAGATGCGCGTCATCTCCGACAGGATAAAGGAGATAGATGAGAAGAGGAGATCCCTCGAATCCGGGATACAGGATAAGCTTTTGAATATCCCCAACATTCCGAGCGCGACTACCCCAATAGGCAAAGACGAAAATGATAATCCTGTCATCAGGGTGGCAGGAGAGCCGACAAAGTTTGATTTCACCCCGAAGCAGCACTGGGATATAGGGGAAAACCTCGACATACTTGATTTCCAGCGTGCCGCGAAGATATCGGGCGAAGGGTTCACCGTTTATAAGGGCATGGGAGCGAGGCTCGAGCGAGCTCTCATTAACTTCATGCTGGACGTACATATAAGGCAGGGATATACGGAGGTATTCCCCCCGGTCCTGATGAACGAAAAGGCTATGACAGGCACGGGACAGCTTCCGAAGTTCAAAGAAGATATGTATGCATGTACGGACGGATATTTCCTGGCCCCTACAGCCGAAGTGCCCGTAACTAACCTTTTCATGGACGAGTACATGGAAAACCTGCCGGTATACATGACAGCTTACACAGCCTGTTTCCGCCGCGAAGCCGGAAAGCATGGCCAGGATACGCGCGGCATCATCCGCCAGCACCAGTTCAACAAGGTCGAGCTTGTCAAATTCGTCAGGCCTGAAACGTCCTATGACGAGCATGAGAAGCTCACAGCGGACGCGGAAGAAATATTACAGCTTTTAAAGCTCCCGTACAGGGTCATCAGCCTTTGTACCGGGGATCTTGGCTTCTCGGCCGCAAAGACATATGATATTGAAGTATGGGTGCCCGCGCAGGAAAAATACAGGGAGATATCGTCCTGCTCTAACTTTGAAAGCTACCAGGCGCGCCGCGCCAACATCAGGTACAGGACGCCTGAAGGGCCCGAGTTCGTCCATACGCTTAACGGCTCAGGCCTCGCCGTAGGAAGGACTGTCGTCGCCATCCTGGAGAACTACCAGCGCGAGGATGGTAGCGTCGAGATCCCGGAGGTTTTAAGGCCGTACATGGGCGGGGCGACAGAGATCAAAAAACAGTGACCGTACATTACGGTCCCTTTCATTCTTTTTTAACTGGATGTTCTATCGCCATGTACCATAAAGCGCACGAAGGCGAACAAGGTACACCAGTTTCCACCACGAAGGGCGCAAAGGCGAATAAGGACCACAAATTTTTTAAGTATATGTTAATCTTCTAAAAAGTCCTTTGAGTACCCTCGAGCCCATAGAGCGCTCCCATGAAAAACTTTTAGATGGTTTCTTTTAAAATGGACATATTACATCTGTTCTGTGATTGAGTTCTGGCGTTGTTCCTGTCGGATGGCAGGTAGACACGTAACCTCACAGAAACACGGAAACACAAATTTTTTTATATGATCTTTTAAGATCTCTAAATCACAAAAAATGCTCACCAAATCACAAAGGCTCTAGTATCACCGTCAACGCGCTAAAGTCTCAAATGCACGGCTTAATGCTCGAAGTGCTCTAATCCACTAACGCTAAAACAAGACCCGAAGATTCTCCAAGGCACTAAAATTTAATATCCCGGTTTGTGTATCCCTGATCCCATCAAGGATTATATCGATCATGTAAGCGTCAACCGTGCAATTAAATTTTCGTGCCCTTGGAGAATCTTCGGGTCTTGTTTTAGCGTTGGTGACTTAGAGAGGTTGGTGCGTTGAGCCGAGCGTTAGAGGTGTTAGAGCATTGACGGTGATACTAGAGCCTTTGTGATTTGGTGAGCATTTTTGGTGCTTTTTGAGCTCTTAAAATATCATATAAAAAATTTTTGTGTTTCCGTGTTTCTGTGAAATTACGTGTCTACCTGCCATCCGACAGGCACAACCATAAAAAACTTCATCTTAAAGACCGGGTAAGTACGACACGTTCTTTCATTCTTAAAACCTGAGCAATACCCCGCTCATCAAAGATTTCGTGGTGAAAAATAGTGGACCTTCGAGCCCATAGAGCGCTTTACAATGAACTTAGTCTTCTGACGGCAGTACATCTTCACGGCCGCAGAGAACATCATCAACTACTTTTAAGTTAACAAGAAGATCATCCAGCGTCGTTAGCATTGAACCCAGACTGTCAGAACTAACAGTGGTGATGACTCTGCCTTTTTCAGGCACTGTCTTGATATTTTCCAGGTTGTCCACGCTGATGGCGCGGGAAGTGAGTTCCGCGTTATCGGTCTCGATGACCATATACGCCCTACACTTTACCACTTAACTGCCCCCTCACAATCCTGTTGACAGCGTTAAGGAACTCCAGTTCCTGGCCGGCGGGTATTGAAGCGCCGGACGCAATGTTATGGCCGCCGCCGTTGCCTCCAACGGCTTTTGCGCCCTCGCGGACCGCGACTGAAAGGTCCAGGCCGTTCCTTATTAGCTCTGCAGTGCCTCTTGCCGATATTTTGATCTTTCCATTCTCCCGGTTAAGGACTATGACAGGCTTATCCGTCATTACATAGCGGATAACCGTCGAGGCTATGGCACCGGTGACATCGCTGCTTTCTATATCGATGTAACGTAGAGAGCCCATATCTTTTATACGGCCTATTGCGTCGCTAAGGGCATCCAGGATCTGCCGGGAATAGTCAAACCTCTTTGACTCTGCTTGGGCCATAGCGGACTCGTCTCTCAGGCATATCGACAGCCCCAGTGCAGGCTCATCCATTTTGCCGCATGAATTAACCGTATTAGTAAAATCGTAAATATCTTTAATGAGTTCCTTGTTCAGGAGATAAACGTCCCCGAACAACGCCTCTAAAGAATCCGGCGGGGATCTTTTAAGCAGCATTTGGGATAGCGCGCTGCTGAGACGCTTAAGGTCTTCACCGTTGAGCGTCTCAATCTTTCCGGATAGTTGCAGTTCGCTTAAAAATTTCACGGTATCTTTGTGACTTCCCGAAAAATCAAAATAAGGATCTATGGAATATTCAAGGACTTTATCAAGGTCCCCTCTGCCCAGCTTTAAGCCTTTTTCTACTGAGATCACGCCGCTTTTGATCGCTTCGTCTAGAATGTCCTTGTTGGGACCGATCATCTTTTGCTTATCGCCTATGGCGCCGGATATCGCAAGTCCTGCCAGGTCTACGTTGTCCCCGAGTATCCTTGCCAGAGAATAGGTGACGCCGGAAGCGGATACCTCTATCGCACCGTCCAGTCCCAGCATGTGAGGATTTACCTGAATGTTCTTATGCTCGCCATGAGGGACGTGATGGTCAAGGATCACGGCATCGAACATATTTACAATATCGGGATGCCCGGAACCCATGTCACAAAAAATGACGGGCTCTGACGGATCGAGCTTATCGATGATAGAATGGTCAAGGTTGCTGATAATGGTCGCTTGAAAATTAATGTTAAGGCGCTGTAAGGCCTGACATATAATTCCACAAGCTGTGATCCCATCAGCATCGTGATGGGACACAACTCGTATGAATTTATGTTCTTTGATCTTTTCCGCTGCAGGTTTCGCGATACCGGAAAGTTCAGCGAGCTTTGACATCGCGATCCCGTTTGAAGCCTTATCTCGATATAAGGATCTCTGCGGTTGCCGGGGAGTATACCCAGTCCATCGGTAATACACCGGATGCGTGGTAGTATTTTACGAGCCTTCTTATCTTAGACTCGGTAAGCTGTAAAGCTCTCTTGTTGTGAAGATCGTGGTGGTTCTCGGCAAGGTGCTTGTGCAGGCCGATAGCCTTCTTTATGAGGTTCGTCAGGTCTTCCGGTAACTTGGGTCCGACGTTGTTTTCCTTCAGGATCTTTGATACTTTCTTGCCTGTGACCTGCTTTATGTCAGGAACGCCATACTTGTCCCTTAAAGTTATGCCGATCACGCTGGTCGGAACGTTCTGGGACGCCATGCCCGTAACTAACTTCTCTACTTCTTCCTTCTTCATTGTTAACCATGCGGGAGAGGCTTTCCTTACAGGCTTTGTTGATTTTGCCCTTCCCTTTCTGCGAGTATGCATTTTAGCCATAATAACCCTCTAATAATCTTAAATTTTTTAATATCTCTGTATAGTGATGAATTTACAGTTCAATACGTGGCGAAGATGTAGTTTAATATGTGGCCTAGCATATATAATTTTTGCCAGAGAACGAGCAATAGGACCAATACCGGGACATAATTTTATCATACATGCCGGGTCATTATGCTGATCACGTTTATACGACTATGAATTCTAAGCTGTGTATCCAGTAGCTCACTTGTGCGTACGATCATTGTCGAATATTAATGTGAAGTAATACGCTGCACATCGATATGATACGCTACCTGCCCGACCATTAACATACTACACGACAATAAATGTTTTAACCATCATACGGGACACTGCACCGGGTTGACAAACGTGAAAAGCAGATGGAATATTGGAGAGCCGGGATATTACCTGGCTCATTTCCTGTACCCCCTACTTGAAGCGGACAAAAATAGCTTATATATTTTTAGCCTGCTGCATCGACTTCCATTTCGCCGCTATGAATTCCCTGATCAGCTTTGCGCCAAGGACGGATGTCACGTCGCCGCTATCATATTCCGGCGATATCTCCACGACATCAAAGCCCACAGTTCTCGGTGCGAAGTGCCTGATGACGGTCCTGACCTGCCTCGGCGTCATGCCGAAAGGCTCAGGCGTCCCCAGACCAGGAGCATATGCCGGGTCGATGGCATCCATATCAAGTGAAAGATAGATCCTGTCACAGCCAGC from Methanooceanicella nereidis includes the following:
- the serS gene encoding serine--tRNA ligase; this translates as MLELKYVRNNPDVVRQALINRNMGTELLDSLLDDDKAWRELLVEGDKLKYQRNQVTQVIASLKKEKKDATSHIEEMRVISDRIKEIDEKRRSLESGIQDKLLNIPNIPSATTPIGKDENDNPVIRVAGEPTKFDFTPKQHWDIGENLDILDFQRAAKISGEGFTVYKGMGARLERALINFMLDVHIRQGYTEVFPPVLMNEKAMTGTGQLPKFKEDMYACTDGYFLAPTAEVPVTNLFMDEYMENLPVYMTAYTACFRREAGKHGQDTRGIIRQHQFNKVELVKFVRPETSYDEHEKLTADAEEILQLLKLPYRVISLCTGDLGFSAAKTYDIEVWVPAQEKYREISSCSNFESYQARRANIRYRTPEGPEFVHTLNGSGLAVGRTVVAILENYQREDGSVEIPEVLRPYMGGATEIKKQ
- a CDS encoding KEOPS complex subunit Pcc1 — encoded protein: MVKCRAYMVIETDNAELTSRAISVDNLENIKTVPEKGRVITTVSSDSLGSMLTTLDDLLVNLKVVDDVLCGREDVLPSED
- a CDS encoding single-stranded-DNA-specific exonuclease RecJ, producing MSKLAELSGIAKPAAEKIKEHKFIRVVSHHDADGITACGIICQALQRLNINFQATIISNLDHSIIDKLDPSEPVIFCDMGSGHPDIVNMFDAVILDHHVPHGEHKNIQVNPHMLGLDGAIEVSASGVTYSLARILGDNVDLAGLAISGAIGDKQKMIGPNKDILDEAIKSGVISVEKGLKLGRGDLDKVLEYSIDPYFDFSGSHKDTVKFLSELQLSGKIETLNGEDLKRLSSALSQMLLKRSPPDSLEALFGDVYLLNKELIKDIYDFTNTVNSCGKMDEPALGLSICLRDESAMAQAESKRFDYSRQILDALSDAIGRIKDMGSLRYIDIESSDVTGAIASTVIRYVMTDKPVIVLNRENGKIKISARGTAELIRNGLDLSVAVREGAKAVGGNGGGHNIASGASIPAGQELEFLNAVNRIVRGQLSGKV
- a CDS encoding 30S ribosomal protein S15, with amino-acid sequence MAKMHTRRKGRAKSTKPVRKASPAWLTMKKEEVEKLVTGMASQNVPTSVIGITLRDKYGVPDIKQVTGKKVSKILKENNVGPKLPEDLTNLIKKAIGLHKHLAENHHDLHNKRALQLTESKIRRLVKYYHASGVLPMDWVYSPATAEILISR